One stretch of Acidimicrobiales bacterium DNA includes these proteins:
- the rfbB gene encoding dTDP-glucose 4,6-dehydratase, translated as MKLLVTGGAGFIGSNYVRHILATTDDEVTVYDLLTYAGNKATLAEFEGDPRFRLVQGDICDRAPLEDAMAGHDAVVHFAAESHVDRSIVSPDEFARTNCLGTNVVCDVARRLEVARVVHISTDEVYGSVLTGSSKETDALDPRSPYSASKAGSDLIALSYFSTYGMPVVVTRSSNNFGPYQYPEKVIPLFVTNLLDGLPVPLYGDGLNVRDWCYVDDNVAAVDLVLRAGVAGEIYNIGGGNEVPNRLLVDRLLALLGADESSVQYVEDRLGHDRRYSVDDAKVRALGWAPRRQLDEALAATVTWYREHRDWWAPLRSAMR; from the coding sequence GTGAAACTGCTCGTGACCGGGGGCGCCGGCTTCATCGGCTCGAACTACGTGCGCCACATCCTGGCCACCACCGACGACGAGGTCACCGTCTACGACCTCCTCACGTACGCGGGCAACAAGGCCACCCTCGCCGAGTTCGAGGGCGACCCCCGTTTCCGGCTCGTCCAGGGCGACATCTGCGACCGGGCGCCGCTCGAGGACGCCATGGCGGGCCACGACGCGGTCGTGCACTTCGCGGCGGAGAGCCACGTCGACCGGTCGATCGTCAGTCCCGACGAGTTCGCCCGCACGAACTGCCTGGGCACGAACGTCGTCTGTGACGTGGCCCGCCGCCTGGAGGTCGCCCGGGTCGTGCACATCTCGACCGACGAGGTGTACGGCTCGGTCCTCACCGGGTCCTCGAAGGAGACCGACGCACTCGACCCCCGCTCTCCGTACAGCGCCTCGAAGGCCGGCTCGGACCTCATCGCGCTGTCCTACTTCTCCACCTACGGGATGCCGGTCGTCGTGACGCGGTCGTCCAACAACTTCGGTCCGTACCAGTACCCCGAGAAGGTCATCCCGCTGTTCGTCACCAACCTGCTCGACGGCCTTCCGGTGCCGCTGTACGGCGACGGCCTGAACGTGCGGGACTGGTGCTACGTCGACGACAACGTCGCCGCCGTCGACCTCGTGCTGCGGGCCGGCGTCGCCGGGGAGATCTACAACATCGGCGGCGGCAACGAGGTGCCGAACCGGCTGCTCGTCGACCGGCTGCTGGCCCTGCTCGGCGCCGACGAGTCGAGCGTGCAGTACGTCGAGGACCGGCTCGGCCACGACCGGCGCTACTCGGTGGACGACGCCAAGGTGCGCGCCCTCGGCTGGGCACCCCGGCGCCAGCTCGACGAGGCCCTGGCTGCCACGGTGACCTGGTACCGGGAACATCGCGACTGGTGGGCGCCGCTCCGTTCGGCCATGCGGTGA
- a CDS encoding glucose-1-phosphate thymidylyltransferase has product MRGLILSGGAGTRLRPITYTSAKQLVPVANKPILFYGLEDMAAAGITEVGIVIGDTGDEIKAAVGDGSRWGLEVTYLPQEAPLGLAHCVLIAGDFLGGEDFVMYLGDNLLHQGVKEFVDHFEADRGDAVAQILLCKVPDPQRFGVAELDTTGAVVRLVEKPAEPPSDLALVGVYLFDRNIHTAVRAIEPSARGELEITDAIQWLLDQGHQVRSQVLDGWWIDTGKLTPLLEANRLILETLDRCIEGTVDEESRIDGRVVVQPGARIQRSTVRGPAIIGEGTRIVDSYIGPFTAIYHDCEVVNSEVEHSVLLEDSRIIDGGRITDSLIGRRAEVTRSAERPRATRVVLGDDSVVDLG; this is encoded by the coding sequence GTGCGCGGCCTGATCCTGTCGGGCGGGGCCGGCACCCGGCTGCGGCCGATCACGTACACCAGCGCGAAGCAGCTGGTACCGGTGGCCAACAAGCCGATCCTCTTCTACGGGCTCGAGGACATGGCGGCGGCCGGGATCACCGAGGTCGGCATCGTCATCGGCGACACCGGCGACGAGATCAAGGCGGCCGTGGGCGACGGCTCCCGCTGGGGGCTCGAGGTCACCTACCTGCCCCAGGAGGCGCCCCTCGGCCTGGCCCACTGCGTGCTGATCGCCGGCGACTTCCTCGGTGGGGAGGACTTCGTCATGTACCTGGGCGACAACCTCCTGCACCAGGGGGTCAAGGAGTTCGTCGACCACTTCGAGGCCGACCGGGGCGACGCCGTGGCCCAGATCCTGTTGTGCAAGGTGCCCGATCCCCAGCGCTTCGGGGTGGCCGAGCTCGACACGACGGGGGCGGTGGTGCGTCTCGTCGAGAAGCCGGCCGAGCCGCCGTCGGACCTGGCCCTCGTCGGCGTCTACCTGTTCGACCGCAACATCCACACCGCCGTGCGGGCCATCGAGCCGTCGGCGCGCGGCGAGCTGGAGATCACCGATGCCATCCAGTGGCTGCTCGACCAGGGCCACCAGGTGCGGTCCCAGGTGCTCGACGGCTGGTGGATCGACACCGGCAAGCTGACGCCCCTGCTGGAGGCCAACCGGCTGATCCTCGAGACGCTCGACCGCTGCATCGAGGGCACCGTCGACGAGGAGAGCCGCATCGACGGGCGGGTGGTGGTGCAGCCCGGGGCGCGGATCCAGCGGTCCACCGTGCGGGGACCGGCGATCATCGGCGAGGGCACCCGTATCGTCGATTCCTACATCGGCCCGTTCACCGCGATCTACCACGACTGCGAGGTCGTGAACTCGGAGGTCGAGCACTCCGTCCTGCTCGAGGACAGTCGCATCATCGACGGCGGTCGCATCACCGACTCCCTCATCGGCCGCCGGGCCGAGGTCACCCGCAGCGCGGAGCGCCCCCGCGCCACCCGGGTGGTCCTGGGCGACGATTCGGTGGTCGACCTCGGCTAG
- a CDS encoding NAD-dependent epimerase/dehydratase family protein, translating to MKVLVTGGAGFIGSTLVDRLLAEGHAVDAVDDLSTGTLANLAEARAGRGSGTDFTFQRLDIRSDQLVDLMGRRKPEVVYHLAAQADVRVSVDRPAFDAEVNIVGSLKVLEGARVAGTRKVVFASSGGTIYGTIDADDLPVRESHPLRPESPYGVAKKAVGDYLFAYRQLHELEYTALALANVYGPRQDPHGEAGVVAIFAGRLLAGEPCTIFGDGDQTRDFVYVDDVVDAFVRAAERGGGLLMNVGTGTETSVNDLYTAMARQAGVRQPAVYAPPRPGELARSSVDPGRAAIHLGWRPWTVLDEGCRATLDWFRTRQ from the coding sequence GTGAAGGTCCTCGTCACCGGTGGCGCCGGTTTCATCGGCTCCACCCTCGTCGACCGGCTGCTGGCCGAGGGTCACGCCGTCGACGCCGTCGACGACCTGTCCACGGGCACCCTCGCCAACCTGGCCGAGGCGCGCGCCGGTCGGGGGAGCGGCACCGACTTCACGTTCCAGCGCCTCGACATCCGCTCGGACCAGCTGGTGGACCTCATGGGTCGGCGCAAGCCCGAGGTGGTGTACCACCTGGCCGCCCAGGCCGATGTGCGGGTGTCGGTCGACCGCCCCGCCTTCGACGCCGAGGTCAACATCGTCGGGTCGCTGAAGGTGCTGGAGGGCGCCCGCGTGGCCGGGACCCGCAAGGTGGTGTTCGCATCGAGCGGCGGGACGATCTACGGCACCATCGACGCCGACGACCTGCCGGTGCGGGAATCACACCCGCTGCGACCGGAGTCGCCGTACGGAGTGGCCAAGAAGGCGGTGGGCGACTACCTCTTCGCATACCGCCAGCTGCACGAGCTGGAGTACACGGCCTTGGCGCTGGCCAACGTGTACGGGCCCCGCCAGGACCCGCACGGCGAGGCGGGCGTGGTGGCCATCTTCGCCGGCCGCCTGCTGGCCGGGGAGCCGTGCACGATCTTCGGCGACGGTGACCAGACGCGAGATTTCGTCTACGTCGACGACGTGGTCGACGCCTTCGTGCGCGCCGCCGAGCGCGGTGGCGGGCTCCTCATGAACGTCGGCACCGGCACCGAGACGTCGGTGAACGACCTCTACACGGCGATGGCGCGCCAGGCCGGCGTCCGCCAACCGGCCGTGTACGCGCCGCCCCGCCCGGGCGAGCTGGCCAGGTCGTCCGTCGACCCGGGGCGGGCCGCCATCCACCTCGGGTGGAGGCCCTGGACGGTGCTCGACGAGGGCTGCCGGGCGACGCTCGACTGGTTCCGCACCCGCCAGTAG
- a CDS encoding LCP family protein — MANESPVAHPRRWPRRLLIGVNVFVALCLVFTGVTYAYLKWQFGKVDKVALCEVLRNCGDDDPGQPMNVLLVGSDSREQISADEAEQFGDQSLVGGERSDTIIVLHVDPRSEKAALMSIPRDLSVVISDGKSTSPRRINSAFEKGPQVLIATIKDQLGIEIDHYAQVDFNTFRGLVDAIGGVSIYFPSPARDKKSGLNVANPGCVKMDGNTALSYVRSRNYEYFESGKWRIDPTADLGRIERQQSFIRRVLGKASKVGRNPVRLNSIISSAVPNVKIDDAFSTKDILRLAKRFHSLEPEAVEMLPLPTVGTRERGASVLKLKQPEASQIIDRLIGKAPPPADPAGAAAPPKVLPGTVRVRVLNGTGADGQAGDAAKALARADFGVAGTGDAPSASNPQTVIRYGKGQLPKAQLLQAYVDGRSRLVEDGSLKGGDLVLTTGSGFVGVKDAPGASPATTATTAAKAAATAAPTTTGARAPVAPSC, encoded by the coding sequence GTGGCCAACGAATCCCCGGTCGCCCACCCGCGCCGGTGGCCCCGTCGGCTGCTCATCGGGGTCAACGTGTTCGTTGCCCTCTGCCTGGTGTTCACCGGCGTCACCTACGCCTACCTGAAGTGGCAGTTCGGCAAGGTCGACAAGGTGGCCCTGTGCGAAGTGCTCCGCAACTGCGGCGACGACGACCCGGGCCAGCCGATGAACGTCCTCCTCGTGGGATCGGACAGTCGCGAGCAGATCTCGGCCGATGAGGCCGAGCAGTTCGGCGACCAATCGCTGGTCGGTGGCGAGCGCAGCGACACCATCATCGTCCTGCACGTCGATCCGCGATCCGAGAAGGCCGCCCTCATGTCGATACCACGCGACCTCTCGGTGGTCATCTCAGACGGCAAGAGCACGTCGCCCCGGCGCATCAACTCGGCGTTCGAGAAGGGCCCGCAGGTCCTCATCGCCACCATCAAGGACCAGCTCGGCATCGAGATCGACCACTACGCGCAGGTCGACTTCAACACCTTCCGCGGTCTGGTCGACGCCATCGGCGGGGTGAGCATCTACTTCCCCTCGCCCGCCCGTGACAAGAAGAGCGGGCTCAACGTGGCCAACCCGGGGTGCGTGAAGATGGACGGGAACACCGCCCTGTCCTACGTCCGCAGCCGGAACTACGAGTACTTCGAGAGCGGCAAGTGGCGGATCGACCCCACCGCCGACCTCGGGCGCATCGAACGCCAGCAGAGCTTCATCCGCCGGGTGCTCGGCAAGGCCTCCAAGGTCGGGCGCAACCCGGTCCGGCTCAACTCGATCATCAGCAGCGCCGTGCCGAACGTGAAGATCGACGACGCCTTCTCCACCAAGGACATCCTCCGCCTGGCCAAGCGGTTCCACTCGCTGGAGCCCGAGGCGGTGGAGATGCTCCCGCTGCCGACGGTGGGGACCCGTGAGCGGGGCGCCTCGGTGCTCAAGCTCAAGCAGCCCGAGGCGAGCCAGATCATCGACCGCCTCATCGGCAAGGCACCGCCGCCCGCCGACCCGGCTGGGGCGGCCGCACCGCCGAAGGTGCTGCCCGGAACCGTGCGGGTGCGGGTGCTGAACGGAACGGGAGCCGACGGCCAGGCGGGCGACGCGGCGAAGGCGCTGGCCCGCGCCGACTTCGGCGTGGCCGGCACGGGCGACGCCCCCTCCGCGTCCAACCCGCAGACGGTGATCCGCTACGGCAAGGGCCAGCTTCCCAAGGCCCAGCTCCTCCAGGCCTACGTGGACGGCAGGTCCCGCCTCGTCGAGGACGGCTCGCTCAAGGGCGGCGACCTCGTCCTCACCACCGGAAGCGGCTTCGTCGGCGTCAAGGACGCGCCCGGCGCGTCGCCCGCCACCACCGCCACCACGGCGGCCAAGGCGGCGGCCACGGCGGCCCCCACCACCACCGGCGCACGTGCACCGGTCGCACCGTCGTGCTGA
- a CDS encoding glycosyltransferase family 2 protein produces MSAVVVNYKARRHLVECVRSLRAEGIDDVVVADNDSGDGSEEALAASDPGARFLPTGGNLGYGAAANRAAAVATGDLLLVCNSDVVLEPGAVKAMTAVLDVDRRVAIVGPRVENVDGSLYPSPRTFPDLGVALGHAFLGLVAPRNRFTRSYRMLDWDHAGTADADWVSGACFLVRGDAWVALGGFDEAYFMYAEDVDLCWRAARAGWKVAFEPAARVVHAQGVSSDLHPYRMIVEHHRSLLRFFRRTTTGPQAALLPLVAGGLVVRAGMACAQRALASPAAR; encoded by the coding sequence GTGAGCGCCGTGGTCGTCAACTACAAGGCGCGCCGGCACCTGGTCGAATGCGTCAGGAGCCTGCGGGCAGAGGGGATCGACGACGTCGTCGTCGCCGACAACGACTCCGGTGACGGGTCCGAGGAGGCGCTGGCCGCGTCGGACCCGGGCGCCCGTTTCCTCCCGACGGGAGGCAACCTCGGGTACGGGGCGGCGGCCAACCGGGCTGCGGCCGTCGCCACCGGAGACCTGCTCCTCGTGTGCAACTCGGACGTGGTGCTGGAACCCGGCGCGGTGAAGGCCATGACGGCCGTGCTCGACGTCGATCGCCGTGTGGCGATCGTGGGCCCGCGGGTCGAGAACGTGGACGGCTCGTTGTACCCGTCGCCGCGCACGTTCCCCGATCTCGGTGTCGCCCTCGGGCACGCCTTTCTCGGCCTGGTGGCGCCGCGGAACCGCTTCACCCGCAGCTACCGCATGCTCGACTGGGACCACGCCGGCACTGCCGACGCCGACTGGGTGTCCGGCGCATGCTTCCTCGTCCGCGGTGACGCGTGGGTGGCGCTCGGTGGGTTCGACGAGGCGTACTTCATGTACGCCGAGGACGTCGACCTGTGCTGGAGGGCGGCCCGCGCCGGCTGGAAGGTCGCGTTCGAGCCGGCGGCCCGCGTGGTCCACGCCCAGGGTGTCTCGTCCGATCTCCATCCGTACCGCATGATCGTGGAGCACCACCGGTCGCTCCTGCGATTCTTCCGACGGACGACGACCGGACCGCAGGCGGCCCTGTTGCCACTCGTAGCGGGTGGTCTGGTCGTGCGGGCGGGCATGGCGTGCGCCCAGCGGGCGCTGGCGTCGCCGGCGGCACGGTAG
- a CDS encoding NDP-sugar synthase, whose product MRAVVLVGGEGTRLRPLTLTIAKQMLPVAEVTMIERVVAHLAAHGIVDVTLSMGYKPDAFLAAFPEDRCAGARLTYAVEPAPLDTAGAIRFAALHAEVDDAFLVVNGDVLSDVDVGALVRFHGERGGLATIALTPVADPSSFGVVPTDATGRVLAFLEKPAPGTAPTNLINAGFYVLEQEVVGRIADGCRVNIERDIFPKLAAEGAVHALASDAYWTDTGTPELYLQANLHLLDGGGSEPPAAGARLAGDGSWVLGRPVVDGRVGAGSLVGDAAYVGKDSVVTGSVVGAGCRVEGAAVNGSVLLPGAVVRPGAMVEGSIVGPAAVVGEEARVTGLSVVGEGVQVPPGALLDGARLPLS is encoded by the coding sequence GTGAGAGCAGTCGTTCTCGTCGGCGGCGAGGGCACCCGTCTCCGTCCCCTCACCCTCACCATCGCCAAGCAGATGCTGCCGGTGGCCGAGGTCACGATGATCGAGCGGGTCGTCGCCCATCTCGCCGCCCACGGGATCGTCGACGTCACGCTCTCCATGGGGTACAAGCCCGACGCCTTTCTCGCTGCGTTCCCCGAAGACCGCTGTGCCGGCGCCAGGCTCACCTATGCCGTCGAGCCGGCGCCGCTGGACACGGCCGGCGCCATCCGGTTCGCGGCGTTGCACGCCGAGGTGGACGACGCCTTCCTCGTCGTGAACGGCGACGTCCTGTCGGACGTCGACGTGGGCGCCCTGGTCCGGTTCCACGGCGAAAGGGGCGGGTTGGCCACCATCGCCCTCACGCCGGTCGCCGACCCGTCGTCCTTTGGCGTCGTCCCCACCGACGCCACGGGTCGGGTGCTGGCGTTCCTGGAGAAGCCGGCGCCGGGAACGGCGCCGACCAACCTGATCAACGCCGGGTTCTACGTCCTCGAACAGGAGGTCGTCGGGCGCATCGCCGACGGCTGCCGGGTCAACATCGAGCGCGACATCTTCCCGAAGCTCGCGGCGGAGGGCGCCGTGCACGCGCTGGCCTCCGACGCCTACTGGACCGACACGGGGACACCCGAGCTGTACCTGCAGGCGAACCTCCACCTCCTCGACGGCGGTGGCTCGGAGCCGCCCGCGGCCGGCGCCCGTCTCGCCGGCGACGGGTCATGGGTCCTCGGCCGCCCAGTGGTCGACGGCCGGGTCGGAGCCGGCTCCCTCGTCGGTGACGCCGCCTACGTGGGCAAGGACTCCGTCGTGACGGGCTCCGTCGTCGGCGCCGGGTGCCGGGTCGAGGGAGCTGCCGTCAACGGCTCGGTCCTCCTGCCCGGTGCCGTCGTGCGCCCCGGCGCCATGGTCGAGGGCTCGATCGTGGGACCAGCTGCCGTCGTCGGCGAGGAAGCCCGCGTCACCGGGCTCTCCGTGGTGGGCGAAGGGGTGCAGGTGCCGCCGGGCGCGCTGCTCGACGGAGCTCGGCTGCCCCTCTCGTGA
- a CDS encoding UDP-glucuronic acid decarboxylase family protein gives MRVVVTGAAGFLGSHLCDRLVERGDRVVGIDNLLTGRLQNLAHLFGHERFSLQRHNVSDFVHVAGPVDAVLHFASPASPADFARMPIQILKVGSLGTLHLLGLAKDKGARFFLASTSEVYGDPQVHPQAEDYWGHVNPVGPRGVYDEAKRFAEAMAMAYHRFHGVDVRIARIFNTFGPRMRPDDGRAVSNFLVQALAGKPITVYGDGSQTRSFCYVDDEVRGLLALLDSSYAGPVNIGNPAEHTVLELAELAVQVTGSSSEIVTEPLPVDDPGRRRPDTTLAATLFDWRPQVDLRTGLASTADYFREVLDGAR, from the coding sequence ATGAGGGTGGTGGTCACGGGTGCGGCCGGGTTCCTCGGGTCGCACCTGTGCGATCGGCTCGTCGAGCGCGGTGACCGTGTCGTGGGCATCGACAACCTGCTGACGGGCCGCCTCCAGAACCTCGCCCACCTGTTCGGCCACGAGCGCTTCAGCCTCCAGCGCCACAACGTCAGCGACTTCGTCCACGTGGCCGGCCCCGTCGACGCCGTCCTGCACTTCGCCAGTCCGGCGTCGCCGGCCGACTTCGCTCGCATGCCGATCCAGATCCTCAAGGTCGGAAGCCTCGGCACCCTGCACCTGCTCGGCCTGGCCAAGGACAAGGGCGCCCGGTTCTTCCTCGCCTCCACCAGCGAGGTGTACGGCGACCCGCAGGTGCACCCGCAGGCGGAGGACTACTGGGGTCACGTCAACCCGGTCGGCCCCCGGGGCGTCTACGACGAAGCAAAGCGCTTCGCCGAGGCCATGGCCATGGCGTACCACCGGTTCCACGGCGTCGACGTGCGCATCGCCCGGATCTTCAACACCTTCGGTCCCCGCATGCGCCCCGACGACGGACGGGCCGTGTCGAACTTCCTGGTCCAGGCCCTGGCCGGCAAGCCCATCACGGTGTACGGCGACGGGTCGCAGACGCGCAGCTTCTGCTACGTCGACGACGAGGTCCGGGGTCTGCTTGCGCTCCTCGACTCCTCGTACGCGGGCCCGGTGAACATCGGCAACCCGGCGGAGCACACCGTCCTGGAGCTGGCCGAGCTGGCCGTGCAGGTCACGGGATCGAGCTCGGAGATCGTCACCGAGCCGCTGCCGGTCGACGACCCCGGGCGCCGCCGGCCGGACACCACCCTTGCCGCCACCCTGTTCGACTGGCGCCCGCAGGTCGACCTGCGCACCGGTCTGGCCAGCACCGCCGACTACTTCCGGGAGGTGCTGGACGGTGCACGCTGA
- a CDS encoding glycosyltransferase family 2 protein — protein MHAEPEAPAYRRLSVLVPVYNERATVGEILRRMRRVELPGGLDLEIVVVDDGSTDGTDKVLSAMEDSTVMVLRHQANQGKGACIRTALARAHGDLVLIQDADLEYDPEDWPTLLAPVLKGRAQVVYGSRFLGAHQTSPYWAHLGNRLVSIAADVIYNTNLSDVQTCYKLFARSVLDGITIESDRFDFEPEVTAKLLRGGVRIYEVPISFAGRAQDEGRKFAARDTARALTALVRYRFRPPDRRS, from the coding sequence GTGCACGCTGAGCCGGAGGCGCCCGCCTACAGGCGCCTGTCGGTCCTCGTCCCCGTGTACAACGAACGGGCCACCGTCGGAGAGATCCTTCGCCGCATGCGGCGCGTCGAGCTGCCCGGCGGCCTCGACCTCGAGATCGTCGTCGTCGACGACGGCTCCACCGACGGCACCGACAAGGTGCTGTCGGCCATGGAGGACTCCACCGTCATGGTCCTGCGCCACCAGGCCAACCAGGGCAAGGGTGCCTGCATCCGCACGGCCCTCGCCCGGGCCCACGGGGATCTGGTGCTCATCCAGGACGCCGACCTCGAGTACGACCCCGAGGACTGGCCCACGCTGCTCGCGCCCGTGCTGAAAGGGCGGGCCCAGGTCGTGTACGGGAGCCGCTTCCTCGGTGCCCACCAGACGTCGCCCTATTGGGCCCACCTCGGGAACCGCCTCGTCAGCATCGCCGCCGATGTCATCTACAACACCAATCTGTCGGACGTGCAGACGTGCTACAAGCTGTTCGCCCGCTCGGTGCTCGACGGCATCACCATCGAGTCGGACCGCTTCGACTTCGAGCCGGAGGTGACGGCCAAGCTGCTGCGCGGCGGCGTGCGCATCTACGAGGTGCCCATCTCCTTCGCCGGCCGGGCCCAGGACGAGGGCCGCAAGTTCGCAGCCCGCGACACGGCGAGGGCGCTCACCGCCCTCGTCCGTTACCGGTTCCGCCCGCCGGACCGCCGCTCGTGA
- the rfbD gene encoding dTDP-4-dehydrorhamnose reductase, with amino-acid sequence MRVLVTGGSGQLGRELPAAFAGHEVIAPDSTVLDLGHRDSVLQCITSVGPDAVVHGAAFTNVDGCELDPDRAYRINALGTRHVVEGARLVGARVCYVSTDYVFPGDAARPYTEWDATGPRSVYGRSKLGGEGELDPGSTVVRTAWVCGRYGRNFVKTILQAAVAAGPEGLKVVDDQHGCPTFADDLAHMIALLVVAHLPGTFHVTNQGATTWFRFARAIVAAADLDPNVVHPIPTSALDPPRPAPRPAWAVLDNAALRLSGLPLLPDFHDPLERLVRVLLDDLTAPSEPEPVS; translated from the coding sequence GTGAGGGTCCTCGTCACGGGCGGGAGCGGCCAGCTGGGCCGCGAGCTGCCCGCTGCGTTCGCCGGCCACGAGGTCATCGCCCCCGACAGCACCGTGCTGGACCTCGGGCACCGGGACAGCGTGCTGCAGTGCATCACGAGCGTCGGTCCCGACGCCGTCGTCCACGGTGCCGCCTTCACGAACGTCGACGGGTGCGAGCTCGACCCCGACCGGGCCTACCGGATCAACGCCCTCGGCACCCGCCACGTGGTCGAGGGCGCCCGGCTGGTGGGCGCCCGGGTCTGTTACGTGTCGACGGACTACGTGTTCCCGGGTGACGCCGCCCGGCCGTACACGGAATGGGACGCCACCGGCCCCCGCTCGGTGTACGGGCGGTCGAAGCTGGGCGGTGAAGGCGAGCTCGATCCCGGGTCGACGGTCGTGCGCACGGCGTGGGTGTGCGGCAGATACGGCCGCAACTTCGTGAAGACGATCCTGCAAGCCGCCGTCGCAGCCGGCCCCGAAGGGCTCAAGGTCGTCGACGACCAGCACGGCTGCCCCACCTTCGCCGACGACCTGGCCCACATGATCGCCCTCCTCGTCGTCGCCCACCTGCCCGGGACGTTCCACGTCACCAACCAGGGCGCCACCACATGGTTCCGCTTCGCCCGCGCCATCGTCGCCGCCGCAGATCTCGACCCGAACGTGGTCCACCCCATACCGACCAGCGCGCTCGACCCGCCCCGTCCTGCGCCCCGCCCGGCCTGGGCGGTCCTCGACAACGCCGCCCTCCGCCTCTCCGGCCTCCCCCTCCTGCCCGATTTCCACGATCCGCTCGAGCGCCTCGTGCGCGTCCTTCTCGACGACCTGACCGCGCCATCCGAGCCCGAGCCCGTGTCGTGA
- a CDS encoding UDP-glucose/GDP-mannose dehydrogenase family protein → MSRIAVVGTGYVGLTTGACLASLGHEVVCADVVPEKVERLGRGEIPIFEAGLEELVRKGLAARRLSFVIGAANAVRDAEFVFLCLPTPQAADGSVDMGYVQAAVREIGPLLRHDAVIVNKSTVPVGSTRMVEQLVGRPDVHVVSNPEFLREGSAVHDCLHPDRIVIGSIDNAVATRVAALFERLAAPLIVTDPVSAEAIKYASNAFLATKVSFVNAIANLCEAVGADVREVLLGMGYDKRIGFEFLKPGPGWGGSCFPKDTEALLRIGDDAGYDFSLLRGVLAVNDEQHRRVVAKVVRLAGGSLDGVAVGAWGLSFKAGTDDTRQSPALEVIARLRSLGAVVRAYDPAASPANVGGTEGVTRVDDPYAACEGAAVLVVLTEWDEFRWLDFDKVRGVMAQPSIVDARNLLDPAAVRRKGFTYVGLGR, encoded by the coding sequence GTGAGCAGGATCGCAGTCGTCGGAACGGGCTACGTCGGCCTCACCACGGGGGCCTGCCTGGCCTCTCTCGGTCACGAGGTCGTCTGCGCCGACGTGGTGCCCGAGAAGGTCGAGCGACTCGGCCGGGGGGAGATCCCCATCTTCGAGGCCGGGCTCGAGGAGCTGGTCCGCAAGGGCCTGGCGGCGCGCCGCCTGTCGTTCGTGATCGGCGCCGCCAACGCCGTCCGCGACGCCGAGTTCGTGTTCCTGTGCCTGCCGACGCCGCAGGCCGCGGACGGGTCCGTCGACATGGGGTACGTCCAGGCGGCCGTGAGGGAGATCGGCCCACTCCTCCGCCATGACGCCGTCATCGTCAACAAGTCGACGGTGCCCGTCGGCTCGACCCGCATGGTCGAGCAGCTCGTGGGACGCCCCGACGTGCACGTCGTGTCCAATCCGGAGTTCCTGCGGGAGGGCTCCGCCGTGCACGACTGCCTGCATCCCGACCGCATCGTGATCGGCAGCATCGACAACGCGGTGGCCACCCGCGTGGCCGCCCTGTTCGAGCGCCTCGCGGCGCCGCTCATCGTCACCGATCCCGTTTCCGCCGAGGCCATCAAGTACGCGTCGAACGCCTTCCTGGCCACCAAAGTCTCGTTCGTCAACGCCATCGCCAACCTGTGCGAGGCGGTCGGGGCCGACGTCCGCGAGGTGCTGCTCGGGATGGGATACGACAAGCGCATCGGGTTCGAGTTCCTCAAGCCCGGTCCCGGCTGGGGAGGATCGTGCTTCCCGAAGGACACCGAGGCGCTGCTGCGCATCGGCGACGACGCCGGCTACGACTTCAGCCTGCTGCGCGGCGTGCTGGCGGTGAACGACGAGCAGCACCGGCGCGTCGTCGCCAAGGTGGTGCGCCTGGCCGGCGGATCGCTCGATGGCGTCGCCGTGGGTGCGTGGGGCCTCTCGTTCAAGGCCGGCACCGACGACACCCGCCAGTCACCGGCGCTGGAGGTGATCGCCCGTCTCCGCAGTCTCGGCGCCGTGGTGCGGGCGTACGACCCCGCCGCCTCACCCGCGAACGTCGGGGGCACCGAGGGGGTCACGCGGGTCGACGATCCGTACGCGGCGTGCGAGGGAGCGGCCGTGCTGGTCGTGCTCACCGAGTGGGACGAGTTCCGCTGGCTCGACTTCGACAAGGTCCGGGGCGTGATGGCCCAGCCCAGCATCGTCGACGCCCGCAACCTGCTTGACCCCGCCGCGGTGCGCCGGAAGGGGTTCACGTACGTTGGGCTCGGCCGATGA